One segment of Brassica napus cultivar Da-Ae chromosome C3, Da-Ae, whole genome shotgun sequence DNA contains the following:
- the LOC106424859 gene encoding 1-deoxy-D-xylulose 5-phosphate reductoisomerase, chloroplastic-like produces the protein MMTLNSLSPSAESISLCFLDTSRFTQTPKLPGGCSLRKRNQGRSFGKGVVKCSVKVQQQQPPPAWPGRAIPEPPRQSWDGPKPISIVGSTGSIGTQTLDIVAENPDKFRVVALAAGSNVALLADQVKRFKPALVAVRKESLVDELKDALAGLDYKPEIIPGEQGVIEVARHPDAVTVVTGIVGCAGLKPTVAAIEAGKDIALANKETLIAGGPFVLPLANKHNVKILPADSEHSAIFQCIQGLPEGALRKIILTASGGAFRDWPVEKLKEVKVADALKHPNWSMGKKITVDSATLFNKGLEVIEAHYLFGAEYDDIEIVIHPQSIIHSMIETQDSSVLAQLGWPDMRLPILYTMSWPDRVPCSEVTWPRLDLCKLGSLTFKKPDNVKYPSMDLAYAAGRAGGTMTGVLSAANEKAVEMFIDEKISYLDIFKVVELTCDKHRSELVTSPSLEEIVHYDLWAREYAANVQLSSGARPVPA, from the exons ATGATGACACTTAACTCACTCTCTCCATCGGCTGAATCCATATCTCTTTGCTTCTTGGATACCTCCAGGTTCACCCAAACCCCCAAACTTCCAG GTGGGTGTAGTTTGAGGAAGAGGAATCAAGGGAGAAGTTTTGGAAAAGGAGTCGTCAAGTGTTCCGTGAAAGTGCAGCAGCAGCAACCTCCTCCGGCATGGCCTGGGAGAGCTATTCCCGAGCCGCCTCGTCAATCTTGGGATGGACCTAAACCCATCTCCATCGTTGGATCTACTGGTTCTATTGGCACTCAG aCATTGGATATTGTGGCTGAGAATCCTGACAAATTTAGAGTCGTGGCTCTAGCTGCTGGTTCGAATGTTGCTCTCCTTGCTGATCAG GTAAAGAGATTTAAACCTGCATTGGTTGCTGTTAGAAAAGAGTCATTGGTCGATGAGCTTAAAGATGCTTTAGCCGGTTTGGACTATAAACCTGAGATCATTCCTGGGGAGCAAGGAGTCATTGAGGTTGCCCGTCACCCTGACGCTGTAACTGTTGTTACAGGTATAGTAGGTTGCGCAGGTCTAAAG CCTACGGTTGCTGCAATTGAAGCGGGGAAGGACATTGCCCTTGCAAACAAAGAGACACTAATAGCAGGTGGTCCCTTCGTGCTTCCACTTGCCAACAAACATAATGTTAAGATCCTTCCAGCTGATTCAGAACATTCAGCTATATTTCAG TGTATTCAAGGTTTGCCTGAAGGCGCTTTGCGCAAGATAATCTTGACTGCATCTGGTGGAGCTTTTAG AGATTGGCCAGTTGAAAAGCTCAAGGAAGTTAAAGTAGCAGATGCGTTGAAGCATCCTAACTGGAGCATGGGAAAGAAAATCACAGTCGACTCAGCTACGCTTTTCAACAAG GGTCTTGAGGTCATTGAAGCTCATTATTTGTTTGGAGCTGAGTATGACGATATAGAGATTGTCATTCATCCTCAGAGTATCATACACTCCATGATTGAAACTCAG GATTCATCTGTGCTTGCTCAACTGGGATGGCCTGATATGCGTTTGCCGATTCTCTACACCATGTCATGGCCCGATAGGGTTCCTTGTTCTGAAGTAACTTGGCCAAGACTTGACCTTTGCAA ACTGGGTTCGTTGACATTCAAGAAACCAGATAATGTGAAATATCCATCAATGGATCTTGCTTATGCTGCGGGACGAGCTGGAGGTACTATGACTGGAGTTCTCAGTGCAGCTAACGAGAAAGCTGTTGAAATGTTCATTGATGAAaa GATAAGTTATTTGGATATCTTCAAGGTGGTGGAATTAACATGTGATAAGCATCGAAGTGAGTTGGTAACATCGCCGTCTCTTGAAGAGATTGTTCACTATGACTTGTGGGCGCGTGAATACGCTGCGAATGTACAGCTTTCTTCTGGTGCGAGGCCAGTTCCTGCATGA